From Microcebus murinus isolate Inina chromosome 15, M.murinus_Inina_mat1.0, whole genome shotgun sequence, the proteins below share one genomic window:
- the LOC105858747 gene encoding butyrophilin subfamily 2 member A1-like, with product MSLVLMEPAASLHFSLPASLLLLLLSLLAPVSAQFTVQGPADPILAMVGENTTLHCHLSPEKNAEDMEVRWFRSQFSPAVLVYKGGRERTEEQMEEYRGRTTLVSKDISRGKVALVIHNVTAQENGIYRCYFQEGRYYDEAMIHLKVAGLGSKPLVEMQGHEDGGIRLECTSGGWYPEPLAVWRDPYGKVVPALEEAYTADADGLFMVTTAVIIRDSSVRNMFCSVNSTVLGQEKETVIFIPESFMPSVSPCVVILTPILAILIISMAVCIYYNKKLHREKKFLSREKQSELERKVLAEKELEKEYVEKEKERQIKEQLQEELRWRRTLLHAADVVLDPDTAHPELSLSEDRRSVRRGPSRQSVPDNPKRFDCQPCVLGREYFTSGKHYWEVEVENLMAWTLGVCKDSVERKGEALLLPQNGFWTLEMFENKYWALSSPERILPLSERLGRVGIFLDYEAGDVSFYNMRDRSHIYTCPRSPFTGPLRPFFRLGSDDSPLFICPALTGANGVTVPEEGLILHRARTLQRPQDQFPGLTAM from the exons ATGTCCTTGGTACTTATGGAGCCAGCTGCTTCCCTGCACTTCTCCCTACcagcctcccttctcctcctgctcctcagCCTTCTTGCACCTGTCTCAG CCCAGTTTACTGTCCAGGGGCCAGCTGATCCAATCCTGGCCATGGTGGGAGAAAACACCACTTTACACTGCCACCTGTCACCCGAGAAAAATGCTGAGGACATGGAGGTGCGGTGGTTCCGGTCTCAGTTCTCTCCAGCAGTGCTGGTGTACAAGGGTGGGCGAGAGAGAACAGAGGAGCAGATGGAGGAGTACCGAGGAAGAACCACCCTTGTGAGCAAAGACATCAGCAGAGGCAAGGTGGCACTGGTCATACACAATGTCACAGCCCAGGAGAATGGGATCTACCGCTGTTACTTCCAAGAAGGGAGGTACTACGATGAGGCCATGATTCACCTCAAGGTGGCAG GCCTAGGCTCTAAGCCCCTTGTTGAAATGCAGGGGCACGAGGATGGGGGCATCCGGCTGGAGTGCACATCTGGAGGGTGGTACCCAGAGCCCCTCGCGGTGTGGAGGGACCCCTATGGTAAGGTCGTACCCGCCCTGGAGGAGGCTTACACTGCTGACGCAGACGGCCTCTTCATGGTGACCACGGCTGTGATCATCAGAGACAGCTCCGTGAGGAACATGTTCTGCTCTGTCAACAGCACCGTGCTCGGCCAGGAGAAGGAAACTGTGATTTTCATTCCAG AGTCCTTTATGCCCAGCGTATCTCCATGTGTTGTGATCCTGACTCCCATCCTGGCTATTCTCATCATCTCCATGGCTGTGTGCATCTATTACAACAAGAAACtccatagggaaaaaaaatttttatcaagGGAAAAACAGAGTGAACTGGAAAGAAAAGTACTTGCTGAGAAGGAATTGGAGAAAGAATatgtagaaaaagagaaagaacgtCAAATAAAAG agcAACTTCAAGAAGAATTGC GATGGAGAAGAACACTCTTACATGCTG CTGACGTGGTCCTGGACCCAGACACTGCTCATCCTGAGCTCTCCCTGTCTGAGGACCGGAGAAGCGTGAGACGGGGCCCTTCCCGGCAGAGTGTGCCTGACAACCCTAAGAGATTCGACTGTCAGCCTTGTGTCCTGGGCCGGGAATACTTCACCTCAGGAAAACATTACTGGGAGGTGGAAGTTGAAAACCTGATGGCATGGACATTGGGGGTTTGTAAAGACAGTGTTGAGAGGAAAGGGGAGGCCCTGCTGCTTCCTCAGAATGGCTTCTGGACCCTGGAGATGTTTGAAAACAAATACTGGGCCCTGTCCTCCCCGGAGAGGATTCTCCCTCTGAGCGAGCGCCTTGGCCGGGTGGGCATCTTTCTGGACTACGAAGCTGGAGATGTCTCCTTCTACAACATGAGGGACAGATCGCACATCTACACATGTCCCCGTTCACCCTTTACTGGCCCCCTAAGACCGTTCTTCAGGCTGGGGTCTGACGACAGCCCCCTCTTCATCTGCCCAGC